One window of the Acaryochloris sp. CCMEE 5410 genome contains the following:
- a CDS encoding SNF7 family protein — MKEADQQITTLETQVKILKRQGRAGKAMKMARDVVSHFEQQVEKLTQEKQQLEQQFQMSASDDPVATVPAVVPESQLASPRGTKFCYHWQTGPAQL; from the coding sequence ATGAAAGAGGCCGACCAACAGATCACGACCCTAGAAACCCAAGTCAAAATCCTGAAAAGACAAGGTAGAGCTGGAAAAGCGATGAAAATGGCCAGAGACGTCGTCTCGCATTTTGAGCAACAGGTTGAAAAACTCACCCAAGAAAAGCAACAGCTTGAACAACAATTCCAGATGTCTGCCTCAGATGATCCTGTGGCCACGGTCCCAGCAGTTGTCCCTGAATCGCAACTGGCCTCCCCTCGCGGGACAAAGTTTTGTTATCACTGGCAAACTGGCCCAGCTCAGTTATGA
- a CDS encoding BRCT domain-containing protein, with translation MIQEAGGTINTHPSSKTSYVVVGKDPGNKLKRLRI, from the coding sequence ATCATTCAGGAAGCAGGCGGTACTATCAATACCCACCCCAGTTCTAAAACCAGCTATGTCGTCGTCGGCAAAGATCCAGGCAACAAGCTGAAAAGGCTGAGAATATAG